The sequence TTGAGTCCATAAATTTctaattgataattgttgAGATGGCTCCATCCAAATATTGCCccataataattcaatagtGGCTGGATTAGTATCGGTATTGAATAAAACTACAGCTCTAGCACCATTTGATAAAGGTTTAGCCCAAATTTGTTGTAAACCACCATTATATGATTTAACCAATGATCCTTGTACACCTAATGGATCTTGATTAATTGCAATGACTTCAGAGGctgttaaaattgataatgtcTCTTGATCAATATCAATCAAGTCACATCCTGCAATGAGTGGGGCATTCAATAAGGACCATAAGGAAAAGTGTGACACGTACTCTGTGTTGGACATACCACCATTGCCAACCATCATCATGTCAGGGTCGTTGAAACCACCGATACCCGAGAAGGAGGTGATTGGTGCTTGTGCCATAAGGTTGGAGAGCATGCTGTCCCAATTGTCTTTAATATCTGGTGTAGTTCTCCAAGAGTTGCCGACACTCATACCAAAAGTCCAAGGATTCTCATAACCCCAATCACAGAGTGAAAAGAACATTGGTCTACCAGTTGCATTTAATGCTTGTGACATAATTTGATAACGTTGTTGTGGATTCTCCAATGTAGCATAACACCAATCTTCCTTAACATAATCAATACCCCATTCTGCGTAAGTTTGTGCGTCATTAGCTTCATATCCATAACTACCAACTCTCTTTTGACATGTTTCAGTACCAGCATCAGTATAAATACCAATCTTTAATCCTAAAGAATGTATATAATCTGCAACATATTTAATACCATTTGGGAAATTAGTTGGatcacttaaaaaaaaaaaaaaaaaaaaaaattaggatattttttttttgggaatttggaaattttttttttttttttttttttttttttatacttaCGCATAAACAGTACCATTTGGATATCTACCACCAGCCCAACAATCATCAATGTTAACATATGTATAACCAGCGTCAGCCATACCATTTGATACCATTGCTTTGGCAGTGTTCATGATAACGGATTCATTGATATTACATGCATAGAAATTCCAACTACTCCAACCCATTTGTGGTGTTAAAGCTAAACCATTATCCAAAGCATTTACTGTTGCTAATGCAATTGTTGCTAATAAAGTTGCAgcaattttcatcattttttttttttattttatttctttaaaaaaatttagaatgaataaaaaataataaaaaaaaaaaaaaatgaaaaaaaaaaaaaaataaaaaaaaattcaattttaactttttttttataaaattgattgaaaatatctaaattttatttttttatttttttttttttaaatttcaattttattcacAAGCATGGTATCCCAATCAAAAATACTGGTgggaaaaatgaaaaaaaccaaaagatATTACAAACAAATCGGTCAAGcttgaagaaaaaaaaaaaaaaaaaaaaaaaatgaaaaaatgaaaaataaataaatcactaaaaaaaataaaaaaaaaatttagtaaCAAAAGATATTTTGATAACAATTGTTGGAAACGTCTTAAAGTCgaacttaatttttttttattttgttatttgaaaatgatgatgatggcattatttttattttatttttttttatttttttttaattttttttttttgacacttttaaaattttcaagacgtccaaaaaattatttttttatttacgaattttttttttttttcctctaaAGTTAATCATTACACTGTTATAATATTTACTTCTTATttagacaaaaaaaaaaaaaaaaaaaaaaaaaaaaaaaccaaataaaaaatgataataaaaataaaaagataaaagtataaaaaataaaaaaagataatattattaattataataataataataaccaggcgaaaaataataaaattaaaataaaataatagtcaaaatgaaaaaataggTTATTTTCAAACAGAattcctaaaaaaaaaataaaaaaaaaaaataaaataaaaaaataaaaatatattaggGGAAAATAGTAAACACACAATTTtggtgaaattattattttttttttttttttttttttttttttttaatggtttaTTAAGCTATAATTCACCTGATTAAGGTGGGCATCACCGCGGCTTTATCACTATTTTGTGTGTGAAAGCATGCTTTGAATATTTCAGCCAacattcaaaatttttttttttaaaaaaaaaaattttaaaaaaaaataaaataaaaataaaaataaaaaaacaataaataaaaaaatatatttgtttttttttttttttttttttttttttttttttttttttttttttggttaattttatttttatttttttaatttattttttttttttttttttttcattacatTTAATTCTGTTCTATTCCTTTCTCAACAATACTTTTTTGTTCatttttcccaaaaaaaaagaacaacaaccttttttttcatatttttttttatagttcgCCGATTTCCCAaccttgtttttttttttattttattttattttttttttttgttcatttttcctttttctatttttttcaatatttgctcttgtgtttaaaaaaaaaaaataaaataaaataaaaacactcACAAAAAGTATACCACACACACCCACTCAAACAGtatcaatcattattataatttaaaaaattaattttatttaaattaaaataataaaaataataaaaataataataataacaaaaacacaaaaaaaaaaaaaaaaaaacaaaaaaataaaaaataaaaaaaaaaaaaaatttattataattgtcaataataaatttgttaCTACTATACTCAGCaacatatatattaaatgttaatttaagtgtgattttttaatttttatttattttattattttaatttattttttttttttttataaaaaaaaaaaataatttaattttttttttaagtacaaattacatttataaaaaacaCTCTACACTAtcaagtttttatttttatttatttttagtagtTACAccattatatatattttaatatatgtataaaaaaaaaaaaaaaaaaaaaacaataataacaaaataataaaataataaaataaacaatatatatttaaataataaataatcaaaaatgtttaggaataataataacgataataataataatgataatggctttgatgatgaaaataaaggtATTTTCTTAGATAGTAAGATAGAGATTAGTGATGAAACGTCATTAATTCATAAACCTTATCATGATGATTACGACGAAAATGGattaatcaataataataataatagtcataataataataatggtggtaacAATAACAACCATGGTCCATCAAAAGTTACTCATAGAAGAGGTAAACATACATTCACAGAAgcagataaattaaaaatgacaAAATTTGAAGTaagtaaataattataataattataattatattataaaattttaataatttatttatttatttattaagaGTTTAGATTTTCCAATTATTgataatcaaatttatagAGAATATATAAGAAGGacatcaaaattaaatcatatgTTAAAAACATTTGGTAAATggataatttgttttatgaTTGGTGTATTAGTTGGTATAACGGCATATTTGGTTAAACAAAgtgttgaatttgtaaatGAATTCAAATTTGATCAATCAGGAAAATATTTAGAAGATGAAAGAAAGTTTATAGCATTTTTAGTTTATTATTCAATCaatatattatttggtgTTAGTGCATCATTGGTTATTATACCAGTGGGTCAAATCGCATCGGGTTCAGGTATACCAGAGGTAAAGGGTTATTTGAATGGTATACGTATTCCTCAATCGATGAATGTGAAAACATTGGTTGGTAAATTGGTGTCATTAATACTCGCCTACTCTAGCGGACTAATATTGGGACCTGAGGGACCGATGATTCACATTGGAAGTATGTTGGGTGGAGCAATTGGCCAAgttaaatcaaaaacattGAAATGGTATCCCAAGGTGCTTTGGAAGTACCATAACGACCGTGACAGAAGAGACTTCATATCAACTGGTGCTGCTGCTGGTGTCGCCGCTGCTTTTGGTGCACCCATTGGCGGTGTTTTGTTTGGCTTTGAAGAGGCTTCATCATTTTGGTCACGTCAATTAACTTGGAGAACTTTCTTTGCTTGTTTAATCGCCACATTCACCACCAATATCATTCTACAGGGTTTCGATATGCAACTTCATGACTATGGTGTATTGAAATTTGGTCTCTCCAATAAATATCTTTACAAATATTCAGAGTTAATTCCATTCGCATTGATAGGTGTTGCAGGTGGTTTATTCGGTGCATTATTTGTCAATTTAAATGCACATTTATCTCAATGGAGAAGTAAATTCTTtgcaaataaaaagatttatttacgTGTTTTAGAggttttcattttaattacaattacatCAACCATTTTATATTGTTGTGCAGCTTTTACACCATGTCGTTCAAAAACTCAGGCAAATGGTTCACAAACAAATTCTTTAGATACCTCATCCTCCtcaattttatcatcatcaggtgataattcaaaaaattcaacaaaactttttaaattattaaataatgcaAGTGGTGAAGATAAACAAGAAGATAAATTCATTGCATTCTTTTGTGAACAAGGTGAATATAATCAAATGGCaggtttatcatttaatagtTTAGATGCAGCATTACGTTTATTATTTAGTACAAGTACCGATATTTTCACAATACCAACTTTAGCAGTATTTTCCTTGATTTCATTCATTTTAACTACAATCACTAGTGGTTTAATGTTGGCAAGTGGTTTATTCATTCCAATGATGTTAGTTGGTGCTACCTTTGGTAGATTGGTTGGTCAAGTGATTGCATTATTCGTATCTGTGGATCCATGTATCTATGCTTTGGTTGGTGCTTCAGCTATGATGGCAGGTTTTTCACGTATGACCATTTCCTTGGCAATTATTATGGTGGAATTAACAGAGGGTACACAATATATGCTTCCTGTGATCTTATCAGTTATGATTGCCAAATGGGTTGGTGATTTCTTTAATGAATCCATTTATGAACATTTAATTGAACAGAAATGTTATCCATTCCTTCAATCACAACCTCCAAAATCAATGATCAAATTGGGTGTAGTCGATATTATGAAGACTGAAGTCGTGACATTGCATGAGGTGGAGCGTGTTAGCAAGGTTATTGAAGTATTGAAGTCAGAACAACATTTCCACAATGGCTTCCCAGTTATTGAACGTCCAAGACCACTCGATCCAAATAGGAAGGATGCTTATGGCAATTTAGAATACTATGAAGATGAAACCACCTATAGTGGTTTAATATTACGTAATCAATTGATTTGTTTACTCTATTATAGAATCTTTTGTCATGAACAACCATTACCTCAAAATCCACGTTTACTTGGAGGCAATTCAAATAGACGTTACAATCAACGTCGTTTTGGTCGTCCAACCGAATATGGCTACGCTCCTGCTGATCCAAGAATGACCTATGAACTAATGACTCAATCATTGGCAAGACATTTCCCACCAATCGATAAAATGAACCTTAAAAAAGAAGAGATCGAAACAATGTATATCGATCTTAGACCCTATATGAATCTAAGTACAATCGTTGCAAATGAAACTTATTCCTACTCGGAAacttattcaatttttagaACTATTGGTCTTAGACATTTACCtgttgtaaataaaaagaatgaagTTGTTGGTATTGTAACAAGAAAAGatcttttataaaaattaaaaaataaaaaaaaaaagaaatataaaaaaataaaataaaacaattaaaaaataataataataataaataataaaaataaaaagatattttagttaaaagtaatttaaaattgtaaagtgttttttatttattttaaaaaggtaAGATTGATTGATCaccttattttttttttttaaaaaaaaataaaaaaaagtttaaaaacaACATGAGTTAcaaaattgttaaaaaaagatgatgaaCAAATATGACTCTAACGACTTGTGTGAAACTACCTTGGAAAGTGACATAAAATGCTTTTTCATCCTTTTATTAGTTCAATCATAATTACTATGGGAATTaatggtatttttttttttcttttttaaaaattaaaatttggaatGTTGGTACCGTTTGGCTCactatttaaattgaaaaaaatagtgATTCTTTTATAGTACTCGGGATCTCGGTATGTTTTGGCGAAAATATCACATCGCGAAATTGCTAGTAACTTATCGATGGCAAAAACAATCCTTGCTTTTTGATCtacctttttaattttttaaagcattgttttaatattatcttttgaaAACTTAATGTTATGGGTCAAATAttcgtttttttattttcgtttttttaaaaaaaacatttatttttattttttttttttttttttttttcaatttttcaattttttttaagttgtttaaaaaataaaattcccTTTATGGTCGtcacattttattttttatcatttataatattttattataatttttattatttttttcttttttttttttttttttcttttttgatttctttttttgagaTATTTTGGGCTCGTcggaattttaaaaattataaaaaaaaaaaagaaaaaaaaaaaaagaaaaaaaattcaaaggttataaaaaatttaaagtctgaattttaataattaaataatatatatatatatatatatactctttcttatattttctttttttttatttttttttattaacaataataaagttaataaatatatttttttttttttatatttttttttttcaatttcttggTTTAAGCATTTTTGGCcaaactataaataaaaaaaaaaatgggttttttattagtttCCAAGAAAACAAAGTCgcttttcaaaaaaataatttaagcATCAAAGTCGCTGatcaggttttttttttttttttattttctttgattAATCCCCACAGACCggtattttatcaaatttgcAACCAGAAGTTCaaaatatacaaaaaaaaaaaattcccaTGGCTTTTtttactgtttttttttaaaaaatttaatttttttttaattttttttattttttttttgaattttttaattttttttatttttattttttttatttttaatcattttaatgTGTTACTATTTGtgtgtgtaaaaaaaaaaaaaaataaataaataatatttaaaaaaataaaaaataaacagttttttttttttcacacatcaaaattattattataaaaacaaatttttttttttttttattcatttcatttattccatcatcaacaacatcatcatcgtcatcataaataaaaaaaaaaaaaaccaacaataacaacaacaaaaacaacaacaataacaacaaaaacaacttgtattattaatattatttatttattttataaattttaaaaaattttcaaaaatggGAGGAAATTTATCATCagaattaaaatcaacaaaatataGAAAGAGAGAGATTGTTGATTTAAGAAAGATgaatattgataaattaccaCCAACCATTGGAGCATTACAATGTAAagagttattattatcagagAATGATTTAATAACGATACCAGAGGAGATTGGAAAACTTAGTAAGGTAGAGATCATTGATTTCGCCAAGAATCGTATCAATTATATTCCACCAGAGATTGGATCATTGGCAACATTGAAGCAATTGTTCTTGTCAAATAACAAGTTATTCTACACACCGATCACACCAAACATTGGAgcattaaagaatttgacACGTTTAGATTTATCATCGAATCAATTGGATGACCTACCAGTGGAGATATCAAATTGCGAAGCGTTAGAGTATTTGGATATCTCTGACAACCAATTGCAATCATTCCCATTGGAATTTGGAAAGTTATACAACCTTCAAGTATTCAATTGCTCAAAGAACTCGTTGAAATCGTTGCCTTCAGAGATCAGCGGTTGGGTGAAGTTGGAGGAATTGAACGTGTCCAACAATCAATTGGCATTCTTGCCAAATCAGATCTGTTTGTTGGGTTTGCTCTCGACTTTGAATGTCGGCTTCAACAAGTTGCAGCAATTACCTGAAGAACTCTCCTCAATGGTGAGCTTGACCAATTTGGACCTCAAAGTGAATCCACCACTTCAATACGTACCACAACTCTCCAACCTTCGTCAATTGAAAATCCTCTCAATTAGAAACCTTCAAATCACTCATTTACCATTGGGTCTTGGTTTACTCTCAGAGTTGATTGAATTGGATATTAGAGATAACCCACAACTCAAAGAGATCCCATACGATATCGCCACCCTTATCAATCTTCAAAAATTGGATCTCTTTGGTAACAACATGAGAATCGTTCCAAGAGAAGTTGGTAATCTCATCAATCTTCAAACTTTAGATCTTCGTCAAAACAAACTTACCATTGATAATATTCCATCAGAAATTGGTAAACTTGTAAacttaaagaaattattattatcaaataatttattaattgcaTTACCACCAGAAATTGCATCAATGAAAGCATTAAaagtaaatataaatatatatatatatatatacaaatattataattattaaatttaaactaacttttttttttttttttttttttttattataggAATTTGAAGCATCAAATAATCAACTTCAAGCAATTCCAACAGAAATTGGTGAATTATCAGGTTtaactaaaattaatttatcaggTAATAAATTAACAAGTATTCCAGCatcatttggtaatttatcaGAATTACAAATTTGTGATTTAAAGAGTAATGAAATTGCAGAATTACCAACTACATTGGATGGTCTTAAATCTTGTACTAAAATTGATCTTTCACATAATATGTTAACTGAATTACCATGGGAGTTTGGTGATTTAATTGGTCTTACCATTCTTGATGTTGGTCATAATCCATTAACAATTCCACCAAAT comes from Dictyostelium discoideum AX4 chromosome 2 chromosome, whole genome shotgun sequence and encodes:
- the melA gene encoding hypothetical protein; its protein translation is MMKIAATLLATIALATVNALDNGLALTPQMGWSSWNFYACNINESVIMNTAKAMVSNGMADAGYTYVNIDDCWAGGRYPNGTVYADPTNFPNGIKYVADYIHSLGLKIGIYTDAGTETCQKRVGSYGYEANDAQTYAEWGIDYVKEDWCYATLENPQQRYQIMSQALNATGRPMFFSLCDWGYENPWTFGMSVGNSWRTTPDIKDNWDSMLSNLMAQAPITSFSGIGGFNDPDMMMVGNGGMSNTEYVSHFSLWSLLNAPLIAGCDLIDIDQETLSILTASEVIAINQDPLGVQGSLVKSYNGGLQQIWAKPLSNGARAVVLFNTDTNPATIELLWGNIWMEPSQQLSIRNLWTQTNLGTFTESYESDSLIPPHGCIMLTLTPTN
- the clcA gene encoding CLC 6/7 family protein; the encoded protein is MFRNNNNDNNNNDNGFDDENKGIFLDSKIEISDETSLIHKPYHDDYDENGLINNNNNSHNNNNGGNNNNHGPSKVTHRRGKHTFTEADKLKMTKFESLDFPIIDNQIYREYIRRTSKLNHMLKTFGKWIICFMIGVLVGITAYLVKQSVEFVNEFKFDQSGKYLEDERKFIAFLVYYSINILFGVSASLVIIPVGQIASGSGIPEVKGYLNGIRIPQSMNVKTLVGKLVSLILAYSSGLILGPEGPMIHIGSMLGGAIGQVKSKTLKWYPKVLWKYHNDRDRRDFISTGAAAGVAAAFGAPIGGVLFGFEEASSFWSRQLTWRTFFACLIATFTTNIILQGFDMQLHDYGVLKFGLSNKYLYKYSELIPFALIGVAGGLFGALFVNLNAHLSQWRSKFFANKKIYLRVLEVFILITITSTILYCCAAFTPCRSKTQANGSQTNSLDTSSSSILSSSGDNSKNSTKLFKLLNNASGEDKQEDKFIAFFCEQGEYNQMAGLSFNSLDAALRLLFSTSTDIFTIPTLAVFSLISFILTTITSGLMLASGLFIPMMLVGATFGRLVGQVIALFVSVDPCIYALVGASAMMAGFSRMTISLAIIMVELTEGTQYMLPVILSVMIAKWVGDFFNESIYEHLIEQKCYPFLQSQPPKSMIKLGVVDIMKTEVVTLHEVERVSKVIEVLKSEQHFHNGFPVIERPRPLDPNRKDAYGNLEYYEDETTYSGLILRNQLICLLYYRIFCHEQPLPQNPRLLGGNSNRRYNQRRFGRPTEYGYAPADPRMTYELMTQSLARHFPPIDKMNLKKEEIETMYIDLRPYMNLSTIVANETYSYSETYSIFRTIGLRHLPVVNKKNEVVGIVTRKDLL
- the lrrA gene encoding leucine-rich repeat-containing protein (Similar to LRR); translation: MGGNLSSELKSTKYRKREIVDLRKMNIDKLPPTIGALQCKELLLSENDLITIPEEIGKLSKVEIIDFAKNRINYIPPEIGSLATLKQLFLSNNKLFYTPITPNIGALKNLTRLDLSSNQLDDLPVEISNCEALEYLDISDNQLQSFPLEFGKLYNLQVFNCSKNSLKSLPSEISGWVKLEELNVSNNQLAFLPNQICLLGLLSTLNVGFNKLQQLPEELSSMVSLTNLDLKVNPPLQYVPQLSNLRQLKILSIRNLQITHLPLGLGLLSELIELDIRDNPQLKEIPYDIATLINLQKLDLFGNNMRIVPREVGNLINLQTLDLRQNKLTIDNIPSEIGKLVNLKKLLLSNNLLIALPPEIASMKALKEFEASNNQLQAIPTEIGELSGLTKINLSGNKLTSIPASFGNLSELQICDLKSNEIAELPTTLDGLKSCTKIDLSHNMLTELPWEFGDLIGLTILDVGHNPLTIPPNPIVMKGTESIIQWLKKNEKEGRKGKVSGLGIQQDNEK